A window of Citrus sinensis cultivar Valencia sweet orange chromosome 7, DVS_A1.0, whole genome shotgun sequence contains these coding sequences:
- the LOC107174587 gene encoding uncharacterized protein LOC107174587, with protein MVKAITTAPATVNQVAEISCVYCGGGHLFDNCPGNPTSVNYVDNFNRQNQDNPYSNIYNPGWRQHPNFSWSYQNQTAEVPSGQNILTQPPGFYQQNQEQISINNDQLSSLEALIKDYIVKNEAVVQSHAASLRNLENQIGQLATAVSNRPQGSLPSNTENPRREGKEHCKVINLRSGKEVDSSNANQHSSATASAKSYDPAPGGEEATTPIATDPSRAKEKQSAQPATAQQFRHPPPFLKGSRDSNKTISSAKSWNRMLQSKIPQKMKDPRSFTIPCSIGTKYSGKALCDLGANIKLMPLSVFKQLGVGECRPTTVTLQLADRSHAYPEGKIEDVLVKSPDEIEDCNFISVVDFVVVERLHSCCSKEEINVVTFEELNDEDRGAANIAWSGEKQLFRIDEQIQQRELTPDQQEFKVNGPKVKHYMGDYVNSLKNDWFLKDPG; from the exons ATGGTGAAAGCTATAACCACTGCTCCAGCAACTGTCAACCAAGTTGCCGAGATCTCTTGTGTTTATTGTGGAGGGGGAcacttatttgataattgtcctGGGAATCCAACTTCAGTCAATTATGTGGACAACTTCAATAGACAGAACCAGGACAATCCATATTCAAACATTTacaaccctggatggagacaGCACCCGAACTTTTCATGGAGTTATCAGAACCAAACTGCTGAAGTACCTAGTGGACAGAACATACTTACTCAACCACCTGGATTTTATCAGcaaaatcaagagcaaataagCATCAACAATGATCAACTTAGCTCCCTTGAAGCTTTGATTAAGGACtatattgtgaagaatgaagcGGTTGTCCAAAGTCATGCTGCATCTTTGagaaatttagaaaatcaaattggacAACTTGCTACAGCAGTAAGCAACAGACCTCAGGGTAGTTTACCCAGCAACACAGAGAACCCAAGAAGAGAAGGGAAAGAGCACTGCAAAGTGATAAATTTGAGATCTGGAAAGGAGGTTGATAGTTCA AATGCAAATCAACATAGTTCTGCTACAGCATCTGCAAAAAGTTATGATCCAGCACCTGGTGGTGAAGAAGCTACAACACCAATAGCAACAGACCCGAGTAGAGCAAAAGAGAAGCAATCTGCACAACCTGCTACAGCACAGCAGTTTAGGCATCCACCACCCTTCCTAAAAGGTTCCAGAGACAGTAACAAGACAATCAGTTCAGCAAAATCTTGGAA CCGAATGCTTCAGAGTAAGATACCACAGAAGATGAAGGATCCAAGAAGCTTCACAATCCCATGCTCCATAGGCACTAAATACAGTGGCAAAGCACTTTGTGATCTGGGGGCTAACATCAAGCTCATGCCTTTATCAGTGTTTAAGCAATTGGGAGTTGGTGAATGTAGACCAACAACGGTGACTCTACAACTTGCTGACAGATCTCATGCCTATCCAGaaggaaagattgaagatGTGTTGGTGAAg AGTCCCGATGAGATTgaagattgtaattttattagtgttGTGGACTTTGTTGTAGTAGAGAGATTACACAGTTGCTGCAGTaaggaagaaatcaatgtTGTAACATTTGAAGAACTTAATGATGAAGATCGTGGAGCAGCTAATATAGCATGGTCAGGGGAGAAGCAACTCTTCAGAATTGACGAGCAAATCCAGCAAAGGGAACTCACTCCAGACCAACAAGAATTCAAGGTTAATGGGCCGAAAGTAAAACACTATATGGGAGATTATGTGAATAGCCTAAAGAATGATTGGTTCTTGAAGGATCCAGGTTGA
- the LOC102620986 gene encoding lamin-like protein, producing the protein MSTRSSSATAHHLILYCSSSIFALIFFSIAPTTTTATDHIVGANKGWNPSINYTLWANNQTFYVNDLISFRYQKTQYNVFMVNQSGYDNCTTEGALGNWSSGKDFILLDKAKRYYFICGNGQCFNGMKVSVLVHPLHSPPSAAIAANDTSSKSSAPPPVLHTGLVSLRALFVAVLPIWLGMGWI; encoded by the exons ATGTCTACTAGATCCAGCTCAGCCACAGCTCACCACCTCATCCTCTACTGCAGTAGCAGCATTTTTGCCCTCATCTTTTTCAGTATTGCTCCAACAACCACCACCGCAACTGACCACATTGTTGGTGCCAACAAAGGCTGGAACCCTAGCATCAACTACACTCTCTGGGCCAACAACCAAACCTTCTATGTCAATGACCTCATCt CATTTAGGTACCAAAAGACACAATACAATGTGTTTATGGTGAACCAAAGTGGTTATGACAACTGCACCACAGAAGGGGCATTGGGCAATTGGAGCAGTGGCAAAGATTTCATACTTCTGGACAAGGCCAAGAGATACTACTTCATTTGTGGCAACGGTCAGTGCTTCAATGGCATGAAAGTATCTGTTCTTGTCCATCCTCTGCATTCACCACCCTCAGCTGCCATTGCGGCCAACGATACGTCATCAAAATCTTCAGCTCCTCCACCGGTGTTGCATACGGGTTTGGTGAGTTTACGAGCTTTATTTGTGGCTGTACTTCCAATTTGGCTAGGAATGGGATGGATCTAG